From one Pseudomonas fluorescens genomic stretch:
- a CDS encoding AraC family transcriptional regulator yields MVRSTTVSAVAVLDLHDQLLNLGVVTATQLREAGVEGAKLLDQGAAASPIQEQRVDETQLLALWQFAANNTQLPHIGLLIGQTFNPATHGVLASWLCQCSRVSEALEVFQRHIALMNPSESWQYSETADALVLEITFAPGKTYPQAAIERSMSAVLRWSREMTGVELRPLACEFAFPSPAYHAHYVELFGSELRFDSERNSLHLPRDFLQHPILGASDYLRQMLESRARATLAKLQDADTIAGTVRRLILASLPEGMSIEPTCQALHVSRTTLYRRLKEEGTSFSALVAEVRRELSAELIRQGLPVATVSERLGFRDTSTFHRAFKRWFDRPPGAFRE; encoded by the coding sequence ATGGTCAGAAGTACCACCGTATCGGCCGTCGCAGTGCTGGATCTGCACGACCAGTTGCTGAATCTCGGCGTGGTCACTGCAACCCAGTTGCGGGAGGCCGGGGTGGAGGGTGCCAAACTTCTCGACCAGGGGGCTGCGGCATCGCCGATCCAGGAGCAGCGTGTCGACGAGACCCAGTTACTGGCGCTGTGGCAGTTCGCCGCGAACAACACGCAATTGCCGCATATCGGCCTGCTGATCGGGCAGACCTTCAACCCCGCCACGCATGGCGTGCTGGCTAGTTGGTTGTGCCAATGCAGTCGGGTGAGCGAGGCGCTGGAAGTGTTCCAGCGGCATATCGCGCTGATGAACCCTTCGGAGAGCTGGCAGTACAGTGAAACGGCAGATGCTCTGGTGCTGGAGATCACCTTCGCCCCCGGCAAAACCTACCCGCAGGCCGCCATCGAACGCAGTATGAGTGCAGTGCTGCGCTGGAGCCGGGAGATGACCGGCGTAGAGCTGCGGCCTCTGGCCTGCGAGTTCGCTTTCCCATCCCCGGCCTACCATGCGCACTATGTCGAGCTGTTCGGCAGCGAGCTGCGCTTCGACAGCGAGAGAAACAGCCTCCACCTGCCGCGCGACTTCCTGCAGCATCCCATTCTCGGCGCCAGCGACTACCTGCGACAGATGCTGGAGTCTCGTGCAAGGGCGACACTCGCAAAGCTGCAAGACGCAGATACGATTGCCGGCACGGTGCGTCGCTTGATTCTCGCAAGCCTGCCCGAAGGCATGAGCATCGAGCCAACCTGCCAGGCGTTGCACGTCAGTCGCACCACGCTCTACCGACGCTTGAAGGAAGAGGGCACCAGTTTCAGCGCGCTGGTAGCGGAGGTACGTCGCGAGTTGTCCGCGGAGCTGATTCGCCAGGGGCTGCCCGTGGCGACGGTCAGCGAGCGGCTGGGGTTCAGGGATACCAGCACTTTCCACCGTGCCTTCAAGCGCTGGTTCGACCGCCCTCCAGGAGCCTTTCGAGAGTAG